A genomic segment from Triplophysa dalaica isolate WHDGS20190420 chromosome 22, ASM1584641v1, whole genome shotgun sequence encodes:
- the LOC130411415 gene encoding chondroitin sulfate proteoglycan 4-like — MRIHISFVWKLFCGVFALLSLSGGQVWGASFYGDGFVVLKTVELSSQTSFHVRFRTSGSNGLLFLAAGETDFLWVGVHSGRIQVRIDLGSGERTLRSDKSIALNDLTWHTVELHHDHDNITLTVDKTSVSTVRMQGADFELSIQDGLFVGGVQDLNRPYLSAHQTFGFRGCLDEVFFNEHNLLSSLRPYSGYKMIHEASLGCSPQFSATVNDSMSFFSSKAYMTLPTWEVSQEGVFECELHTLHSEGILLYSSAGHGNYIALEIEEGHLVAVVKIGGSKTELRSFMAIGDGEWHKLRLYLSHMNLQFTVGLEMHNSSFGVNVSTLQLTGPLYLGGVDFDSYAEVRKNGLLSTVARRFGGGSFKGCLRNIRVNYQRTGLPRALVTKDISVGCEARTQLGPSKTNLSVVTTDSEADKQHFLLLKDLEVLEGGRAPLDLKHIRINLEFSKFGIHQSQIMFRIEEQPVHGQLRLDIASDMEENTFSMQDLWHGRVMYVHGGSEDLLDFFMFSIFTSSKKEVPGYLKGNRLHRFNITITSVNDAPELSLPEGSLFILLEHSKRRLTTDVLRVIDPDTISTDLIFSVLGNLNAQSGILEVEERPVTSFTQHDLEQSKVSYVHKGVKNSRMAIRVSDGDKVSNTVVFRIMAVPLEHKVANNTGVEVTQGSATCITNKHLAVQVNVAKQSVEIRFDVTVPPMYGELQRLHSSGQWKPTTTFTQKLLEKERLRYRSTFHGTQQSNVTDSFKCKVTVGSLTTDELLFIVKVRWIRYKIPRNKIETDGENRVILTPQEFQILTKGVRLPECDLHICILTLPRKGNLFLDNSILKKNSTFTQQDISDHKLQYEVTEKPHEDTRDVFHFQVFSKFSVSGIFEFRISIKANIHDLVLNNHGLALLEGESKVITKAMLYSETPSNGEVHYSITSTPKHGTLKKIQRSNSSFSSDIISFTNQDILEERVLYVHDDSETKHDAFTFQVTSVDSPTTKTGGTEGIFNISIQLVNDEKPIRVVDKVFHVVRDSQRLLSLEDLCYHDPDIDFDDRDLLYTRRKIPMGELVLVNDTTRKLYQFHQKDLEERRVLFLHKGVSYGRFVLFVSDGKHYTSTLLEVSAQDPYVKVDNNTGLLVQKGQMAILKSDHFSIITNVDVRHDEEVVFEVFRPPSHGTLYCDGIKTNTFTQHDLKMGNVMYHHDDSENLADSLNFTSKVRGVQLDVSVAVKVYLESHQQPPKIIHNNQILVEEGKPVKVNKRDLKVIHEDNTPHEIVYTVKTAPAHGFLRSSVLEEDHYIGSPEKPIISFSQADINEGHIQYVQTKHRKINDSFSLDVTNGILTAHNLIVSVDIIPQHIPLEVSNVTLKEGSSKAITQDNIKVTSRHFHGLQLVYLVTVGPYHGQIEHSRIPGVPIPSFTRVQAEHGFIFYVHDGSETRADNFTVVANDTDLRKHSLPFIVYVNITPINDEAPVITVNRNLKVWKGSVTELTTEDLSADDPDSPPETLEFIITPPSNGHVALKSAPSRPVLNFTQEHINHGQLVFVHSGAVSGGFHFQVNDGLNFALRQIFSVTAQSLVISLEKNEELRVFPGSSKFISEDELLAITNDYDDITNRTITYTVTSPPRYGRLMAKQMDNSTQEISYFTQTMVKEESLLYEQTEPVAWAASDSFTFTVSCPPSSLEAHTFNIHISFENTDQKHKSALHANTGAVVAEGSSVLIDESKLDASNLLGKLDKAEQHFYEVWYEITSPPHHGTIVVDERNQTHERSKFSQFNLHKHGIIYLHDDSETTHDNFTFDVWLNPRGKPAERPQNADHVLSELFNITVTPVNDQPPVLKTGTPKLKVVWGDTVTLDPEYLYVEDQDTPPQEIHYTVIGKPKNGFLAFEGQLNKSVVTFTQADINDRRVHFIQKGEPSSGAIYLNITDGFHRPLYKLFSVEVENITIIVVNNTGLTLLQGQMTMTLTLEQLAAVANERNACIKYLVTTPPRHGTLIVMENPVTHFDQEDLRTGTVLYRMTDTSSYQDSFEFTVFTTETNLTNQVVNITVRPLIHLGEHVRIPNGIPVKLRKDVLDATELASLSGSDPVFEILEPPKHGKLVKVTFGLGGASHSVESFTFRDVEQGRVAIEENINFTAVYGNTTAGRYNVTVLHPISDSFVFLLKAANVQPAVGEFVYVVLPYDPVTGKHLLSEPPLWPTRLPTFNRTTNLKSPIYPPSHNDPTTRPHRTAAKLKPRNRWGNHTRSRSTIGHVPRTTIGKLDPSPKNTLVRMESLPRPASDPLLIILPLLACLLLIVILVVLILVFRHRREKRAHPTMIQDLTENPGEDILARGSYLGQPERSLTVPSVIVTPLTPSCPSSPLLDAVHGEVLVPAIERAVSPFLLCTWSPLDPNSVQQCSPATPPLKKNQYWV, encoded by the exons ATGCGGATTCACATTTCCTTTGTGTGGAAATTATTCTGTGGCGTGTTTGCGCTTCTTTCATTGAGTGGCGGTCAAGTTTGGGGAG CTTCATTCTATGGAGATGGCTTTGTGGTCCTGAAAACGGTCGAGCTGTCCAGTCAAACATCTTTCCATGTGCGGTTTCGAACATCTGGATCCAATGGCCTGCTTTTCCTGGCGGCTGGAGAGACAGATTTCCTCTGGGTGGGGGTGCACTCCGGACGAATACAG GTACGGATTGATCTTGGATCTGGAGAACGCACTCTCCGGTCTGACAAGAGCATTGCTTTGAATGACCTCACCTGGCATACAGTAGAACTTCATCATGATCATGACAACATCACGCTTACTGTGGATAAAACCTCGGTCAGCACTGTTAGGATGCAAGGGGCAGACTTTGAACTGAGCATCCAGGATGGACTTTTCGTCGGCGGTGTTCAGGATCTGAATAGACCATACCTCTCTGCACACCAGACGTTTGGCTTTCGAGGTTGTTTGGATGAGGTTTTCTTTAATGAACATAACCTCCTCTCCTCTCTTAGGCCTTACTCTGGATACAAAATGATTCACGAAGCGTCACTTGGTTGCAGCCCACAGTTTTCAGCCACTGTGAACGACTCAATGAGTTTTTTCAGTTCCAAAGCGTACATGACTCTCCCAACGTGGGAAGTGTCGCAAGAAGGCGTATTTGAATGTGAGCTGCATACGTTGCATTCAGAAGGGATTCTTCTTTACAGCTCTGCGGGCCACGGTAACTACATTGCCCTGGAAATTGAAGAGGGACACCTTGTTGCAGTTGTTAAAATAGGTGGAAGTAAAACAGAGTTACGTTCCTTCATGGCTATCGGTGATGGGGAATGGCATAAGTTGAGACTCTATTTGTCCCATATGAATCTACAGTTTACTGTCGGTTTGGAGATGCACAATTCAAGCTTTGGTGTCAATGTCAGCACCTTACAGCTTACTGGACCTCTTTACCTCGGTGGGGTGGATTTCGACTCATACGCAGAAGTTCGTAAGAATGGTCTGCTCTCTACGGTTGCTAGGCGTTTCGGAGGAGGCTCATTCAAAGGCTGTCTTAGAAACATCCGCGTAAATTATCAAAGGACGGGACTTCCGAGAGCATTGGTCACTAAGGATATTTCTGTTGGTTGTGAAGCAAGAACGCAGCTTGGACCCAGTAAAACAAATCTATCGGTAGTTACTACAGATTCTGAGGCAGACaagcaacattttcttttgcttaAAGATTTAGAGGTTCTCGAGGGCGGACGTGCGCCACTGGATCTGAAACACATTAGGATTAACCTGGAGTTCAGCAAATTTGGGATTCATCAATCCCAGATTATGTTCCGCATCGAAGAGCAGCCAGTCCACGGGCAACTGCGTCTGGACATCGCCTCCGATATGGAGGAGAATACCTTCAGTATGCAGGACCTCTGGCATGGAAGGGTAATGTATGTCCATGGAGGCTCCGAGGACCTACTCGactttttcatgttttccaTTTTCACCAGCAGCAAAAAGGAAGTGCCCGGTTATCTCAAAGGTAACCGCCTGCACAGATTTAACATCACTATCACATCTGTCAACGACGCCCCCGAATTAAGCCTCCCAGAGGGCAGTCTCTTCATTTTGCTGGAGCACTCAAAGCGCCGTTTGACCACGGATGTCCTCAGGGTCATTGATCCCGATACTATTTCCACAGATCTGATATTCTCAGTGCTTGGTAACCTGAATGCCCAGTCAGGCATTTTAGAGGTCGAGGAACGTCCAGTGACCTCATTTACCCAGCATGATCTTGAGCAGAGTAAAGTGAGTTACGTTCACAAGGGTGTCAAGAACTCCAGAATGGCAATCAGGGTGAGTGACGGAGATAAGGTGAGCAACACCGTGGTGTTTAGGATCATGGCTGTTCCCCTGGAACACAAAGTCGCCAACAACACTGGAGTGGAGGTAACCCAAGGCAGCGCAACGTGTATTACGAACAAACATCTAGCTGTTCAAGTGAATGTCGCTAAACAGTCGGTCGAGATTCGGTTTGATGTCACAGTGCCACCAATGTATGGAGAGTTACAAAGACTTCATTCTAGTGGGCAGTGGAAGCCAACGACTACATTCACACAGAAGCTTCTTGAAAAAGAGCGTCTTAGATATCGCAGCACCTTCCATGGAACCCAGCAAAGTAACGTCACCGACAGTTTCAAATGTAAAGTCACCGTCGGCTCGCTAACTACGGACGAATTGTTGTTTATCGTGAAGGTACGTTGGATTCGTTACAAAATCCCCAGAAATAAGATCGAGACTGACGGTGAGAACAGAGTTATATTGACACCTCAAGAATTCCAAATTCTCACCAAAGGTGTAAGACTTCCAGAATGCGACCTTCACATTTGTATCTTGACATTACCCAGAAAAGGAAATCTGTTTCTAGATAATAGTATTTTAAAAAAGAACTCCACATTTACTCAACAAGACATTAGTGATCATAAATTACAATATGAGGTAACAGAAAAGCCTCATGAGGATACTCGAGACGTGTTTCACTTTCAGGTGTTCTCGAAATTCTCCGTGTCAGGAATTTTTGAGTTCAGAATCAGTATCAAAGCAAATATTCATGACTTGGTTTTAAATAATCATGGACTTGCTCTTTTGGAAGGGGAGAGCAAGGTCATAACTAAAGCAATGCTTTACTCAGAGACACCCAGCAATGGAGAAGTTCACTACAGTATCACCAGCACCCCTAAACATGGGACGTTAAAGAAAATACAGCGCTCTAACTCCTCCTTCAGCAGTGATATCATATCGTTCACCAATCAGGATATTTTAGAAGAACGTGTCTTGTATGTCCATGATGATAGCGAAACCAAACACGATGCGTTTACGTTCCAGGTTACATCTGTTGACTCTCCCACAACGAAGACCGGTGGCACAGAGGGCATCTTTAATATTTCCATCCAGTTGGTTAATGATGAGAAACCCATCCGTGTTGTTGATAAAGTGTTTCATGTTGTACGTGACAGCCAGCGGTTACTCTCCCTGGAAGACCTGTGCTATCATGATCCCGATATTGACTTTGATGACAGAGACCTGCTTTATACCAGACGAAAGATCCCAATGGGTGAGCTTGTCCTGGTAAATGACACCACACGCAAGCTATATCAATTCCATCAGAAAGATTTAGAAGAGAGAAGAGTGCTGTTTCTTCACAAAGGCGTGAGTTACGGTCGGTTTGTCCTCTTTGTATCCGATGGAAAACACTACACATCAACATTACTCGAGGTCTCCGCTCAGGACCCATATGTAAAGGTGGATAACAACACTGGTCTGTTGGTCCAGAAAGGTCAGATGGCCATCTTAAAGTCGGATCATTTCAGTATAATCACTAATGTAGACGTTAGGCATGATGAGGAAGTAGTCTTTGAGGTGTTTCGACCACCAAGCCATGGGACTCTTTACTGCGACggcatcaaaacaaatacttttaCACAGCATGACTTGAAGATGGGCAATGTGATGTATCATCACGATGACAGTGAAAACCTGGCCGATTCTTTGAACTTCACCAGTAAGGTGAGAGGGGTCCAGCTGGATGTGAGCGTGGCTGTTAAAGTGTATCTTGAGAGCCATCAACAGCCCCCAAAAATCATCCACAATAATCAAATCCTGGTGGAGGAGGGAAAGCCGGTCAAAGTCAACAAGAGGGACCTCAAG GTCATTCATGAGGATAACACACCTCATGAGATCGTGTATACTGTGAAGACGGCACCAGCTCATGGTTTTCTGCGGTCCTCTGTTCTTGAAGAAGATCACTACATTGGTAGTCCGGAAAAGCCCATCATAAGCTTCTCACAGGCTGATATCAATGAAGGACACATTCAGTATGTCCAAAcgaaacacagaaaaattaatGACTCTTTCTCGCTTGACGTGACTAATGGCATTCTAACGGCACACAATCTCATAGTCTCAGTGGATATTATACCACAGCACATCCCTTTAGAGGTATCTAATGTGACTCTGAAAGAGGGTTCATCTAAAGCCATCACTCAAGACAACATCAAAGTCACCAGCAGACACTTTCATGGACTCCAGCTTGTTTATCTTGTGACTGTGGGACCTTACCACGGTCAGATAGAGCACTCAAGGATCCCGGGTGTTCCCATTCCATCCTTCACAAGAGTTCAG GCTGAACATGGGTTTATATTCTATGTCCATGATGGAAGTGAGACCAGGGCTGATAATTTTACAGTGGTGGCCAATGATACGGATCTCAGGAAGCACAGTTTGCCTTTTATTGTTTATGTCAATATAACACCCATAAATGATGAAGCGCCAGTTATAACTGTCAACAGAAACCTCAAG GTGTGGAAAGGGTCTGTGACAGAATTAACTACTGAAGACCTTAGCGCTGATGATCCAGATTCTCCTCCAGAGACTCTAGAATTCATCATCACACCACCAAGTAATGGGCATGTGGCCCTGAAGAGCGCCCCCTCCAGACCAGTTCTGAACTTCACACAGGAACACATCAATCACGGCCAACTGGTGTTTGTACATAGTG GTGCCGTGTCAGGAGGATTTCACTTTCAAGTCAATGATGGGCTGAACTTTGCTCTAAGACAGATCTTCAGTGTCACAGCTCAATCTCTGGTCATCAGCTTGGAGAAAAATGAAGAGCTGAGAGTGTTTCCAG GTTCTTCAAAGTTCATTTCTGAAGATGAGCTGTTGGCAATCACAAATGACTATGATGATATTACAAATCGCACCATCACCTATACTGTGACCTCTCCTCCAAGATACGGCAGACTGATGGCGAAACAAATGGACAATTCCACACAAGAAATCTCTTACTTCACCCAAACCATG GTGAAAGAAGAATCTTTACTGTATGAACAGACTGAACCTGTTGCATGGGCAGCATCAGATTCCTTCACCTTCACTGTCTCCTGCCCTCCGTCATCTCTGGAAGCTCACACCTTTAATATCCACATCTCTTTTGAAAATACCGACCAAAAGCACAAGAGTGCGCTTCATGCAAACACTG gTGCTGTTGTTGCTGAGGGTAGTAGTGTTCTCATAGACGAATCAAAGCTGGATGCCTCCAACCTTTTGGGAAAGCTAGATAAAGCAGAACAGCACTTTTATGAAGTCTGGTATGAAATCACTTCTCCACCGCACCACGGTACAATTGTTGTTGATGAACGGAACCAGACCCATGAAAGATCAAAGTTCTCTCAATTCAACCTCCACAAGCATGGAATCATATACCTACACGACGACTCTGAGACCACTCATgataattttacatttgacGTGTGGTTAAACCCCAGAGGCAAGCCTGCTGAACGACCCCAGAATGCAGACCATGTGTTATCGGAATTGTTTAATATCACTGTGACCCCTGTAAATGATCAACCTCCTGTGCTCAAGACAGGAACCCCCAAACTCAAAGTGGTCTGGGGGGACACCGTGACCTTAGATCCTGAATATCTTTATGTGGAGGACCAGGACACCCCACCTCAAGAGATTCATTATACTGTAATTGGCAAACCCAAAAATGGATTCCTTGCTTTCGAAGGTCAACTGAATAAGTCTGTTGTTACTTTTACCCAAGCTGATATAAATGATAGAAGGGTGCATTTCATACAAAAAGGAGAACCCTCCTCAGGGGCAATTTACCTCAATATCACTGATGGATTTCACAGACCGCTCTATAAGCTCTTCAGTGTGGAAGTAGAGAATATCACCATCATTGTGGTCAACAATACTGGACTGACTCTGTTGCAAGGTCAGATGACAATGACTCTGACACTTGAGCAGCTGGCTGCAGTCGCCAATGAAAGAAACGCATGCATTAAGTATTTAGTTACAACCCCACCAAGACATGGGACGCTAATAGTTATGGAAAACCCAGTCACACACTTTGACCAAGAGGACCTGCGCACTGGCACAGTGTTGTATCGCATGACTGACACGTCGTCCTATCAGGACAGCTTTGAGTTCACAGTCTTCACAACTGAGACTAACCTGACTAACCAAGTGGTAAACATCACTGTCCGGCCGCTGATCCACCTTGGAGAGCATGTTAGGATCCCAAACGGCATCCCGGTGAAACTCAGAAAGGATGTCCTTGATGCAACCGAATTGGCCTCCCTTAGTGGTAGTGACCCTGTATTTGAAATCCTTGAGCCTCCAAAACATGGCAAGCTAGTCAAGGTTACATTTGGCCTTGGAGGAGCATCTCATTCAGTGGAATCCTTTACATTCAGGGATGTGGAACAGGGACGAGTAGCCATTGAGGAAAACATCAACTTCACTGCCGTTTATGGCAACACAACAGCAGGCAGGTACAATGTCACTGTGCTCCATCCAATTAGTGactcatttgtttttcttttaaaggcGGCCAATGTTCAGCCTGCCGTGGGGGAGTTTGTGTATGTGGTATTGCCCTATGACCCTGTTACAGGAAAGCACCTACTTTCAGAGCCACCTCTGTGGCCGACCAGGTTGCCGACATTTAACAGAACAACTAACTTGAAGTCACCCATTTACCCTCCATCTCATAATGATCCGACAACAAGACCTCACAGAACTGCTGCCAAGCTGAAACCTCGAAACCGGTGGGGGAACCACACACGAAGCAGATCCACCATTGGACACGTTCCCCGTACTACAATTGGTAAACTGGACCCTTCTCCAAAAAATACCTTAGTCAGAATGGAGTCCCTACCAAGACCTGCGTCTGATCCACTGCTTATAATTCTTCCACTTCTTGCCTGCCTCCTACTGATTGTCATTCTTGTGGTCCTCATTCTTGTCTTCCGGCATCGCAGGGAAAAGCGGGCCCACCCAACTATGATCCAGGATCTGACGGAGAACCCCGGAGAAGATATTTTAGCCAGAGGCTCATATCTGGGTCAGCCAGAGAGAAGTCTCACCGTTCCCTCAGTAATAGTTACTCCACTTACTCCGAGTTGCCCCAGCAGCCCTCTTTTGGACGCCGTACACGGCGAAGTATTGGTGCCTGCGATTGAACGAGCTGTTTCACCGTTTCTCCTTTGCACATGGAGTCCACTTGACCCAAATTCTGTCCAGCAGTGTTCCCCAGCGACACCACCCCTTAAAAAAAACCAGTACTGGGTTTGA